In Nocardia sp. NBC_01327, the genomic stretch GTACGAAACTCTCTTCACGAAGGAGGACGCGTGAGCGACACGCGGAAGGCGATTCTGGCCGGTGGCTGCTTCTGGGGCATGCAGGACCTGATCCGCAGGCAGCCGGGGGTGCTGTCCACGGAGGTCGGCTACACCGGTGGCCGCAACGACCACCCCACGTATCGCAATCACCCGGGCCATGCGGAGGCCGTGGAGATCACCTACGACCCGGCGCAGACGGACTACCGGGCGCTGCTGGAGTTCTTCTTCCAGATCCACGATCCGTCGACCAGGGACCGGCAGGGCAATGACGTCGGCACGAGTTACCGCTCTGCCATCTTCTACCTCGACGATGAGCAGAAGCGGGTCGCCGAGGACACCATCGCCGATGTCGACGCCTCGGGCCTGTGGCCCGGCAAGGTGGTCACCGAGGTGACTCCGGCCCGCGATTTCTGGCGGGCCGAGCCCGAGCACCAGGATTACCTGCAGCGCTACCCCGAGGGCTACACCTGCCACTTCCCGCGCGCGGGCTGGAAGTTGCCGAAGCGCCAGACCGCGCAGTAGGACCGTCGAACGAAGACCTTTTCTGAAACATGTTCTAATTCAGAAAAGGTCTTCGAACTGATAAGGGGTCCGCCGCCGTGGTCGCATTCTTCACCGAGGTCGATGGTCGATACCTCGCCACCGAACTGGCGGTCAGCGCCTGGGCTCCGACACAGGTCGCGGGCACCTCGGTGTGCGGGCTCCTGGCCCGAGAGCTGGAAACGCACAGCCCCGGATCCGCCTTCATCCCCGCACGGTTCACCGCGGATCTCTTCCGCCCGGTACTGAACGAGCCGATCGCGCTGCGCAGTGACGTGGTCCGGGACGGCACCCGGGTCCGCGTGGTCGATGCCTCGATCGTGCAGCGCGGCGAGGTGCGGGCGCGGGCGAGCGTCATGTATCTGGCCGTCGCCCAGCAGCCGCCCGGACAGGTGTGGCAGGCGGTGCGGCAATTGCCCACGCCCGCAGACAAACTGGATGGCCCCGACGGTAATCCGCCGCTGTTCAAGGTCGGCGAGCTGGACTGGACCGGCGATTTCGCCGCCGGCCAGAACGGGGAGCGGAAGTCGGTGTGGCACAACCTGCCCGCCCTGGTGGAAGGCGAACCCATCTCGCCGTTCCAGCGTGCGGCGTTTGTCGGCGATGCCACAAACCTGGTGTGCAACTGGGGAACCGAGGGTGTCGGGTACATCAACAGCGATGTCACCGTCACCATGTCCCGCCTGCCCGAGGGCGCCGAGCTGGGATTGTTCGCCCAGGATCACGTCGCGGCGGACGGGATCGCCGTGGCCACGGCCACGCTGTACGACCGCC encodes the following:
- a CDS encoding thioesterase family protein, with product MVAFFTEVDGRYLATELAVSAWAPTQVAGTSVCGLLARELETHSPGSAFIPARFTADLFRPVLNEPIALRSDVVRDGTRVRVVDASIVQRGEVRARASVMYLAVAQQPPGQVWQAVRQLPTPADKLDGPDGNPPLFKVGELDWTGDFAAGQNGERKSVWHNLPALVEGEPISPFQRAAFVGDATNLVCNWGTEGVGYINSDVTVTMSRLPEGAELGLFAQDHVAADGIAVATATLYDRRGPLGTCVVTGISNVRRQVDMVAFAENRWTDAESASIIVQ
- the msrA gene encoding peptide-methionine (S)-S-oxide reductase MsrA; this encodes MSDTRKAILAGGCFWGMQDLIRRQPGVLSTEVGYTGGRNDHPTYRNHPGHAEAVEITYDPAQTDYRALLEFFFQIHDPSTRDRQGNDVGTSYRSAIFYLDDEQKRVAEDTIADVDASGLWPGKVVTEVTPARDFWRAEPEHQDYLQRYPEGYTCHFPRAGWKLPKRQTAQ